The following are encoded together in the Elusimicrobiota bacterium genome:
- a CDS encoding ABC transporter ATP-binding protein, translating into MSSPLIEVKKVSKIYAAKSRAAANKVTALNHMSLAFDSGEFTAIAGPSGSGKSTLLNLIGILDNPTHGEILYEGRRISDLKPEAMADFRLRYLGFVFQAYNLIPVLTAVENVEYPLVLQGMPTEERRTRALEVLRWVGLSEQAHRRPDLLSGGQQQRVAVARSIVHRPMVVLADEPTANLDSKTAASLLDLMQALNRDHGLTFIFSSHDALVLSRAKRVVHIRDGKLCEGPADGAP; encoded by the coding sequence ATGTCTAGCCCCCTCATAGAGGTCAAGAAGGTTTCGAAAATTTACGCGGCGAAATCCAGGGCAGCGGCCAACAAAGTCACGGCCCTCAACCATATGAGTCTCGCCTTTGACAGCGGGGAATTCACGGCCATCGCGGGGCCCTCGGGCTCGGGGAAATCCACCTTGCTCAACCTCATCGGCATCCTCGACAACCCCACGCACGGAGAGATCCTCTACGAGGGCCGGCGCATCTCGGATCTTAAGCCCGAAGCCATGGCGGACTTTCGCCTGCGCTACCTCGGATTCGTTTTTCAAGCCTATAACCTCATCCCGGTGCTGACCGCCGTCGAAAACGTGGAGTATCCCCTTGTCCTCCAGGGAATGCCCACCGAGGAGCGCCGGACTCGGGCTCTTGAGGTCCTGCGCTGGGTGGGGCTATCGGAACAGGCCCATCGGCGGCCTGATCTCCTCTCGGGAGGCCAGCAGCAGAGGGTGGCGGTCGCGCGCTCCATCGTCCACCGCCCCATGGTGGTCCTGGCCGACGAGCCCACGGCGAATTTGGATTCCAAAACCGCGGCCTCCCTTCTCGATCTCATGCAAGCCTTGAACCGCGACCACGGCCTCACCTTCATTTTCTCCAGCCACGACGCTTTGGTGCTCTCCCGGGCCAAGCGCGTCGTGCACATCCGGGACGGGAAACTCTGCGAGGGGCCGGCGGATGGCGCACCTTAG
- a CDS encoding ABC transporter permease has product MLRLAWRNVWRNFRRSLLTTLSMAFGLAAIMFGQSMIKSVQRQLIEKATGSITGHIQVQHRRSKEYKFPDKYIEDPDSIEEILRQEPRIKAFGRRITITGLVSSTAASVGVLVCAVEPDKESRITAMAGYVTQGRFLGPEEKGVAMGDKLAQRLDVRLGEKVVVMAQAEDGSMGAEAFRVTGLYHTGSTSFDGQIIYVPLKAAQELLACGGKVNQFVGRLADIQEAELVQQDLSSRLSGRQVQVLTWKNVDHEILSIQKFQDGILDIVLIIIFLIVALGILNTLLMSLFERVREFGVLMAIGARPSWVMRLIFAESLILAGLGTLLGLVVGSTFIAYYNHEGLHLPIGEAMSYFLPFPSVIYLNYSWPHHLYAAACVLLTSFLAAIPPALRAARMKPAEALRHV; this is encoded by the coding sequence ATGCTGCGCCTGGCCTGGCGCAACGTCTGGCGCAATTTCCGCAGGAGCCTACTCACAACACTCTCCATGGCCTTTGGCCTGGCCGCCATCATGTTCGGCCAAAGCATGATCAAGAGCGTGCAGCGCCAGCTCATCGAGAAAGCCACGGGGTCCATCACCGGGCACATCCAGGTCCAGCACCGCCGCAGCAAGGAGTATAAATTCCCGGATAAATACATAGAAGATCCTGACTCCATAGAGGAGATTCTAAGACAGGAACCGCGGATCAAGGCCTTCGGCCGGCGCATCACCATCACCGGGCTCGTCTCCTCGACCGCCGCCTCGGTGGGGGTGCTGGTCTGCGCGGTCGAGCCGGATAAGGAAAGCCGAATCACGGCCATGGCGGGCTACGTCACCCAGGGGCGATTCCTGGGACCTGAGGAGAAGGGAGTGGCCATGGGCGACAAGCTCGCCCAGCGACTGGACGTGCGCCTGGGGGAGAAAGTCGTGGTCATGGCCCAGGCCGAGGACGGGAGCATGGGTGCTGAGGCCTTCCGCGTGACCGGTCTCTACCACACGGGCAGCACATCCTTCGACGGTCAAATCATCTACGTCCCGCTCAAGGCCGCGCAGGAGCTACTGGCCTGCGGAGGAAAGGTCAACCAGTTCGTGGGGCGCTTGGCCGATATCCAAGAGGCCGAGCTCGTTCAGCAGGACCTGTCGAGCCGGCTGTCGGGCCGGCAGGTTCAGGTCCTCACCTGGAAGAACGTGGACCACGAGATTCTAAGCATCCAAAAATTCCAGGACGGCATCCTCGACATCGTGCTCATCATCATATTCCTCATCGTGGCCTTAGGGATACTCAACACCTTGCTCATGAGCCTTTTCGAGCGCGTGCGCGAGTTCGGGGTGCTCATGGCCATCGGCGCCCGCCCCTCCTGGGTCATGCGCCTCATCTTCGCCGAGTCTTTGATCTTGGCGGGCTTGGGGACCCTATTGGGGCTTGTGGTGGGCTCGACTTTCATCGCCTACTATAACCACGAGGGCCTCCATCTTCCCATCGGCGAGGCCATGTCCTATTTCCTTCCCTTTCCCTCGGTCATCTACCTCAACTATTCCTGGCCCCACCACCTTTACGCGGCCGCCTGCGTGCTCTTGACGAGCTTTCTGGCCGCGATCCCCCCGGCCCTGCGCGCGGCGCGCATGAAGCCGGCCGAGGCCCTGCGCCATGTCTAG
- a CDS encoding outer membrane lipoprotein-sorting protein — protein sequence MPSFLKLLPLLILNPTLTPLRAQQASTPTTHVEPEPSLLELVDEANKALRGNSSRARLAMTISTPQWERRMEVEGWNQGREMAFIRILAPAKEKGTITLRRKNEMWVWMPKVERVIKIPPTMMHSSWQGSDFTYEDIVKADSIVKDYDHKLLEKNQEKERVVYKVEAVPKPDAPVVWGKVILWAALYPGSEAVPLREDDYSERGELVRSMAFSEIKRMGGRLVPSRLECLPVKKNKEKTSEKERAYKTVISYQELEFDLAFDENFFSLSRLQKGIQ from the coding sequence ATGCCTAGCTTCCTTAAACTCCTTCCACTTCTTATTTTAAATCCGACTCTAACTCCTCTTCGCGCCCAACAAGCCTCCACCCCGACCACCCATGTCGAGCCGGAACCGAGCCTCCTCGAGCTCGTGGACGAGGCCAACAAGGCCCTGCGCGGGAATTCGAGCCGCGCGCGCCTCGCCATGACCATCTCCACCCCGCAGTGGGAGCGCCGCATGGAGGTGGAGGGCTGGAACCAGGGGCGGGAGATGGCCTTCATCCGGATACTTGCCCCGGCCAAGGAGAAGGGGACCATCACCTTGCGGCGCAAGAACGAGATGTGGGTCTGGATGCCCAAGGTCGAGCGCGTGATCAAGATACCGCCCACCATGATGCACAGCTCCTGGCAGGGCTCGGACTTCACCTACGAGGATATAGTGAAGGCCGACTCCATAGTCAAGGACTACGACCACAAGCTCCTGGAAAAAAACCAGGAAAAAGAGCGCGTGGTCTACAAGGTCGAGGCCGTCCCCAAGCCCGACGCCCCGGTGGTATGGGGCAAGGTCATCCTTTGGGCCGCGCTTTACCCAGGCTCGGAGGCCGTGCCCCTGCGCGAGGATGACTATAGCGAAAGAGGAGAGCTCGTGAGAAGCATGGCTTTCTCCGAGATCAAGCGCATGGGCGGGCGCCTGGTCCCCTCGCGCCTGGAGTGCCTGCCGGTCAAGAAAAACAAGGAGAAGACCTCGGAGAAGGAGCGCGCCTACAAAACCGTCATCTCGTACCAGGAGCTTGAGTTCGACCTCGCCTTCGACGAGAATTTCTTCAGCCTGTCCCGCCTGCAAAAAGGGATCCAGTAA